A segment of the Salarias fasciatus unplaced genomic scaffold, fSalaFa1.1, whole genome shotgun sequence genome:
actttatcacaatattctaattttctgagacagtcctgtataccGTTACCATGAAGAGATTTAATTTATACCATGATATGAATTTTAGGTCATACTGCCCAGCCCTTGGGAGGATATTAATCAGGATGACTGTAGAACAGCTGATCAGTCCCCGATAGACGAAATCCATCATTTAGAAATAGACCCGTCCCAGATGGACACACTAATCACTGGTGATCACAGCAAAAAGGAGGACAGATGAAGTATCTTTAGGGCTTCCTGGTGATAAGTGTAAAGATCCAAggattgtgtccttgggcaagacactttacccaccttgcctaagtatgaaagtagtgtgagagtgaaatCAAGGCGCAATGCCTCCAACCCCAGCTGGGCCTCGACCAGTGTTTCCACTTTAAAGTTATTATTCTTCTGACGCACAAAATTTAGCCCATAACACATCCAACACGGTAtggagcagcaccacaaaaatcacattaaaatgtgtctaaatTCTGGGGATTCTTGCTGTGAATTTTCTTGGCATTCCGGCAAAAAAATAACTGAGGAAATGGTCAAAAACGGCAAATTTTCCTCATGGAAATGGAGGAGAGccgactgaaaaaaaatatcttccCCGAACAAGTCCACCATACCTCGCCATACTCTGACATGGAGacatcattaaaatatcaaaatgtgaGAATTTCGGTCCTctatccagatgtgaaaacccCATTTCAATATCTTCTACTAGATTTAAACTGACTCTACCACTTTAAAGTGTGGTGAAAATTTCCGCCATtgttggagtttataatgggtgtgtattgaaGAGGGCTAGAGTGGGAGAGGCTCTccattcaaaaaaacaaaatgatctcTCTCGTCTCCACGACATTTCTGCATCTACCTTAACATATTACACATCAAAACATATGTACTTTCCTTGTGATTCTGACAATACTTTTATTGTCTCTCTATCTCAAATGGTTCTctaaatgcatttgtttgaggagactgtagaattttctcccatctgctccaaTGCATGAAGTGAGAGATTTTCTCGCTCAAATCCAAAAgttcaaacatttttacaaagtggccgtggctgaatggatgaatggatgatcccACATCCTGAAAATTTCAGGATAAATACATGAGAGGCTTCTGATGCTTACAGTGATAAAAGGAAttcaatttcacctctcagTTCTCAAGGaacgacatttcttcaaccatgcaaactggatgaaaaactgctgatttaCTGCAATAGCTGCTAAGTggagctggtctccatggcaacacacacacagctgcagactgtCATGTCTGATCTCAtctcagagctcacagtgaatatagaggggtcacacacacacacacacacacacacacacacacacacacacacacacacacactgatttctcctcctctgttgaCTTTCAGATGGATTTCCAAACTTTTCATTGTTCCGCTGTGAATTCAACTCCTCCAACCTGGAGGACATCGAGTATACATTCTCCTCCTTTTACAACAAGCAAGAGATTTTCAGGTTCTCCAGCAGTCTGGGGAAGTTCGTCGGATACACAGAGTACGGAATGAAACAAGCAGAGTACCGGAACAATCTTCCTGCTGAGTTGGCTCGGAGGCGTCTGAACAAGGAGAGATACTGTAAACCCAACATTGACCGCTGGTACAGAAACATTCTGAGTAAATCAGGTGAGTCTGACTGAATCTGAGGTTACAgttcgtgtccggagttttgaaagaatgagttgTTTTCAATCCAAcatctcgaggttccgcccttatctctgcttttcatgagcgaccaagccacgcccctttaattacccgtcgggtgaaaatgagtgccTTCAAGTCCCCAAGACATCCTacatttagctgtttacggtggatgttgagcagacagtggatatatccgcagtgttgccagatcctcaTGGTAGTTTCCAGCCCAAGCACTGCTGAAAATCcgcccatttttataaaaaccagcccaattcggccaaacccatgagatagcgccaaaacattacacacacaacagaaaacacttcctatGCATACAAACCTTCACAGTGACCATGACGAGGATAAACAACTGTATAAGACAACGCAAGTAACACCTCTCTGTTgccacaatacaaaaacaatgcatttcaaaaccagcaCCTGCTCTCTCTCATGTGCACAGCACGGctctcacatgcacgcacgcggacacacacacgcacatcctaATGAAATGATCTTACCTTCATGGAGAATCGGGCTAAagttccatttctttttcttttttattactttgaacgTTGAACTCgccaattaatagggaaaccagttcttccaaaaccccggctccactccgggttctggactcttctcctccgctagctcgctgctgcgttcaggtgactggagctgctgcggaaaactgaaacttggtcgttcacatgaaggcagccgtgacagctggactcaggagacactcaggagacacgtgaaggaagcgtggacaatttgcacaaaggaacggctctcagacagctgtgaaccggctctcgtcgttcacttaaaagagccgttcaagtaactgtctgtggaggatgacaATGGTTGCTGCAGACTACTGGTTTTCCGTATCTGCCGCCTTGCAGTCGTCTCAGCTCGGCAGGTACACAGTGTGTCGCGTTTCTGCACCAGCCGCGGAAGAGCGGACAGACGTGATTTCCGTAAAAAATTCCGCTATCGCGGAACTTGGGCTCCCGCCCAAGTCTGATTTTTCCAGCCCAAGGAgttaaaaccagcccaatttttACATGCCCGCCCAAGGCTCCTTTTCCCAGTCTAATGACTTTTAAAGTAGCCCAATTGGGCgggaacccgcccaatctggcaacactgtatatccgaggtaagcgcggcggctgctgcggagctaactctcctcgaCCTGgacgagcggccgtgctctctggctgcgcgcacacgattgacagcatgacaaggcagaagctcgaaatctattgactgaagctgaccggcgctttttcagataacatgggggtctatgagacgaaggcggggctcatgaataaatttttatattgctttatgctaatattatattgtagtatcgaaccagatgaacacatttaagctctgttaaaaaatgatacatacattggaaactaactgaaactccggacacaagctttaatcttcaactggagaacttcaggctccccctggtggtcagactggagaacttcaggctccccctggtggtcagactggagaacttcaggctccccctggtggtcagactggagaacttcaggctccccctggtggtcagactggagaacCTCCACAGTAGAACCAGCAGCTGTTCTCTGCTCAGTGAAGATGAATCCAGGTTCTGTTCAGGTTCCTCCTTGTTGTTCAGACTCAAACCGGTTCCAGGTTCCAGTCCTCAAACAGACTCAGGTTCTCTTCCAGTCGGTCTGAACGGTTCCTGGTCTTGTCTGATCCTGCCGGTTCTGCTGGTGGTTGTGGTTCCAGTTGCGCCCTACGTGAAGATCCACTCTGAGACTCATGACAGCGGCGGCCGCAACTTGTTGGTCTGCAGCGTCTATGACTTCTACCCCGAAGACATCCAGGTGGGCTGGCTGAGAGACGGACAGGAAGTCACGCAGGACGTCACGTCCACTGAGCGGATGGCCGACGCCGACTGGTACTACCAGATCCACTCCCACCTGGAGTACACGCCCAggtgaggccccgcccacacacTGGGGCCACGCCCACACACCGGGAACTAGGTCCACACACAAGGTCCAGCTCAGGGTATCAAGCAACTGGTCTCAGTACTGGGTCTGAGACAAGGGGTCACATCCTGGTCCCTGgaacccagtccaggttcttGAATCAAGTCAAGGAACCAAGTGGCCAATTTAAGTCCAGGTCCAGACACGAAGATTAAATCCAGATCTAGGTCCCACGTACTGAGTCTCTGTGCTGGTCCAGCTTCAGTTTTAaatccaggtccaggtccagttcAGGATTTAGTATAATATCCAGGTCCAGGTTCCAGACCCAGATAGGAGATTCAAGCATTGATCCACATTCAGATTCAGGGCTACAAAAAAGGTCCAAATGCTTGGACCTGGTTGGGTCTTGGTCCAGATTATGTCCAGATCCAGGACCACATTCATGAGCAGAATGAGGATTAGatccagaaccaggtccaggtctgagtTGGTCCAGTCAGAACTGAAGGATGCTGGTTTGTGTCCAACAGGTCTGGAGAGAGGATCTCATGTGTGGTTCATCACGCCAGCCTGAAGGACCCTCTGATCACCCACTGGGGTAAAgacacctgtctgtccctcacctgtctgtccctcacctgtccctctgtctctcacctgtctgtccttcacctgtctgtctctcacctgtctgtccctcacctgtctgtccctctgtctcctgtctgtcctccagatCCGTCCTTACCAGAGTCTGAGAGGAACAAGATCATCATCGGAGCCTCTGGACTGaccctgggtctggttctgtctcTGGCTGGTTTCATCTACTACAAGAGGGAGGCCCAAGGTCAGAGACCGGGTCAAACCGGTCCACACCGGTCAGAGACCGGGTCAAACCGGTCCAAACCGGTCAGAGACCGGGTCAAACCGGTCCACACTGGTCAGAGACCCGGTTAAACCGGTTCAATGTTCAAAACCAGTTAAAAATCAGTTAAACCTGGTCACAACCACTTCAAACCCACATTCCATCATCGTAACAAGGGGCACTGGTTGGCGGCAGGGCGCCCCGACctccggacacagagactggatCTGGGGACCAGGAATGTCACCTGGCTGGCGGGGAGGAGCCTGAGCCTGAGAAGGAGGCTGACAGGAACCGGATGGAACCAcgtccacacacagcctggactctggaacccaacccctcTGGAGAAGCTGGActctgggggagggggggggtcgggTTCTGAGCCCGACTGGtcttctgttattggacttctgtgctagtcacagtttgtccagaaCCAACACCATTtttgagcacaggggtgtccataagagCACTTGACACCAGGACACCCGAGGTCGGAGgacgatgatcgactttgttgtcgtgtcatctgacctctgacctcgtgttttggacactcgggtgaagagaggagcagagctgtcgaccgatcaccacctggtggtgagttggattcgctggcggaggaggaacccggacagacccggcagaaccagacctgttgtgagggtctgctgggaacgtctggtggaaccctctgtcagcagggttttcaactcccacctccgggagagcttctcccaTGTCCTGAGGGGGGCTGGGGATattgagtcccagtggaccatgttctccatgttctccacctcgattgtcaaaacagctgctcggagctgtggtctccaggtctctggtGCTGCCGTTGTGGAACCCCACAACCCGTCCAACCGTCCGACGCCTCAGGAGGGgacagcaggtctccaccaacactgtttacagtggaggaggagctgctgacctccacTGGGGACATTATAGGACAGTGGAGGGAAAACTTCCAGAACCTACTCAATCCCGTCACCAGGTCttcctggaggaggtgaggagctgagggctcagaggaggactgaggactcagaggaggactgaggtctcagaggtggacttgtCCATCACCCAGTCTGAAGTCtcaaggtggttggtaagctctaaaggcaccgggggtggatgagatttgcGCCGAGgcccttcagtctctggatgttcaggactatcttggttgacacgtctctgtaacatggtgtggcggtcggggacagaacctctggactggcagaccagGGAGGTGGTTACCCTTTTTTAAATCAGTACTCAAAATCAattaaataaagtaagaaaCCATGTcatcaagaggagctttataccTCAaggctcctcttggaagagcaaatctgtcgaGAACATTCCAGCAGTCCTCCATATGGGGCCTGGGCACTGCCTTAGAGacgggggaggagctacgtcaccagggggaggagctacgtcaccagggggaggagctgggagtagagccgctactcctccaaatccagaggagcagctgaggaggctcagctcctctttagaATGaagcctcctggatgcctccctggaGATTAGGGGTGTGAATCTTTGACCCACAAAACAGTTCAATTTGATCTCGATTCACAGGCTACGATTCGATTCAAGGGcgattcataaaaaatatttagcAATTCGATTCGATCCAATCCGATTCGATTCGATACAAATTGACAATTTAATGTAACTCTCAGGCACTTGGTAactaagagagaaaaacagaaattaaacttcaaaacaacttttgtttattttattttttctattcaGAGTAAACCAAAACAGACTTCAACAACTCCAGTaatttcaacaacttcaaactCTGCCTGTACTTAAAATACAATCCCAATGAAAAAAACtatggtataaaaaaaaaaaattaaaaaataaattattacaaaataaaataaataaatatcatgtctataaataaataaaaataatatataaatataaataaattaaataatgataaatataaataaaaagtggcCCGCGAACAATCATATCTGGCCGACCAGATGATTTTAGGAATCTGAGACACctgcttcacagaggcagtAACGCCATCGATGAACctgtcagcatccagctcctcctaaaccgccttcattacctgtgaaacacctgaaaccctctgattcagagaACTACCTGCcctgtgctgcgttcagggcaCCTCGTAAAAGCGTCCTGCTGCAAACGTTGCAGTCAgaggttagcttagctgttagccaccgacgaactagctggatttgaacgatTCTTTCATGCTTCAACATCAGTTGACGGGACGCATCTCAACatctgagacggtggaaagaagatttaaactcgAGACAGAACGGGAAAGGTGTT
Coding sequences within it:
- the LOC115384458 gene encoding H-2 class II histocompatibility antigen, E-S beta chain-like is translated as MTSSFTWILLLFLTGHSADGFPNFSLFRCEFNSSNLEDIEYTFSSFYNKQEIFRFSSSLGKFVGYTEYGMKQAEYRNNLPAELARRRLNKERYCKPNIDRWYRNILSKSVAPYVKIHSETHDSGGRNLLVCSVYDFYPEDIQVGWLRDGQEVTQDVTSTERMADADWYYQIHSHLEYTPRSGERISCVVHHASLKDPLITHWDPSLPESERNKIIIGASGLTLGLVLSLAGFIYYKREAQGRTLVPSS